TGAGGCGGCCAGCGACCGCGCGGACGCTGCCGTCGACCGAGAGCTAGCTCGCCAAGATCGGGACCGGGCTACCGCGGAGCGACGCGACGCGGAGATGGCACAGGCACGCACCGTCCTGCTCGGCCAGGTCACGATGGACGACACGAATCCAGAGTTGCGGCGGGTGAATGTGGCGGTACGGAACTACGGCGTCGAGCCCGTGACCGATGTCCGGCTGGAAGTTACCGGCCCTGCGGGACAAGCCGAGTTCCGAATTGTGGACGGGACCACCGTGCTCGGCGGTGGCGAGGCCCTCAACATCGACGAGAGGCTGCCGGGCCTGGTCGGGGCCATGCTGAGGGATGAGCGAATCCGGCGGAATCTGGCCGTGACAGTGGAGTTCGCCGACATGCGCGGGCTGCGGTGGCGTCGGGTCGACAACGGACCGCCGGAGCGGGTACTCGTCGACGAGTTTTCACCCGGTGCAACGGCCCTGGGTCCGGCTTGCTGCGACCGGGAGGAAGCGTCCACATGAAACGAGGTAGGACGCTCCCGGGGTGGCGGCATGCCGCGGACCGTACCCGACCGCCGGACCGGCGGGCACCACATTTCCGGCGCCCCTTCACCCTCCCACCCGCCGCCGCTCGACGTCTAGGTAGATGCGTACCACCGATCGTAGAGGAGTTCCGTCTCGATGCCGCTGGTGGCGACGTCGACGTGCTTCGCTGTGTCCCGTACGGTACCTCCTTGTTGCGGCTGGCCGAAGGCACTTGCCTCCTTTGCAATCAGGTCCCTCGAGTGGCAGCCAGGGGTGTTGCCCCGGTTCTAACTGCCGAACCCGGCACGCTCTGAGGTCCGAGAGCTCTTCACTGCCCAGCGAGCCAGCACCGCCGACTCATCCCCAGGGATCCGCGAGCGCAGCCGACCCCAAGACCCACGCAGCCGTCAACAACATCGCACAACTTTGCGGCACGCTCATGGCCACCCGCCTGCAGGCCGAAGGGTCTGCGAGTCGCTGGTGTCCGGATTCGCCCCAGGAATCATCGCCAACAACGACACCAAGACGGATCGCCTCGATGATCATCGAGATACAGAGCCGCGACGCGCAAGCCAACGACTGGATGGAGTCGCTGTTCGCCCAGGATACGACGATGCTCGGTGTCCGACTCGCGATCGCCGAAGCACTCCTGGGCGGCGACCCCGACGGCCGGGCAACCCCTGCTCAAAGACCGGCCAGACTGCCCGCCCGAAGTGGTCACCTAATCATCAACAAGCTGCCGCCTCTGAACCCGCCTCCGCCGTGTCGCGAGCAGTTGGGTTCTGTGCTGTTCCGAGCGGCAAGCCGCGAGGCCTGACACGGAGTCGTTGCTGAGTGGAGGGTCATGTCGGTCGTTGCGGCTAGTCTGTTTCGGATATGGCTGAAACAGACCTGCTCAGAGCCAGCCGCGACGGCGACCAGTTCCATTACTACTGGGCGGCGCGCCAGTGCCTGGGTCTTCTCGCGCCGGCGGCGTCGCTTGTTGCGGTGTCGATCGAGGGCGTATCGGCGCGGGAGTTCCCGGTTGGTAGCCGGGTCGTGGCCGGCGAGCAGGTTGTGGACATCGCGGAGTACTACGGCTCGGAGGAGGTTTCCGAGGCTGACGCGGTTATCTATCGGCAGCTAAAGCACTCCACAGTCCGGGAGACCACACCGTGGACTATGTCGGGGCTGAGGAGGACGTTGGCCGAGTTCGGCAAGCGGTTCAATGCCCTCAAGACAGCAGATCCGGCCATATCCTCCAAGATCAGCTTTCGGTTTGTGTCGAACCGTCTGGTTGGGGAGAAGGTCCTCCAGACGCTGGAGGACCTGGCTCGGGGGCAGGCGCCGCGGCATGCCGATCAAATGAAGCTACTACGGCGATACCTCGCCCTCGCTGACGACGCGGCGGCTTCGGAGTTTGCGCGCGCCTTCGACCTTGGGCGTCCTGAGAGAGGGCTCCTGGCGCTTCGCTCAGACTTCGAACGGGGTGTTGCGGATTACCTGCCGGGCATGCGAGGTGATGCGCCGCTGCGGTTGAAGGAGATCGTCGCGCAGCGAGCAACCTCGTTGGGCGGCGATTGCACGATCAGGCGCGCAGATGTGCTGGTGTCGCTCGGGGTGACCGAGGACCAGCTCCTGCCCGCACCGTCACGCCTGACGGCGGTTGGGAACCGCCTCGACAGACGCCAGTTCCGTGACATCGCTGACCAAATCATCGCCACTGACAGCGCTGTGGTCGTGCACGCCGTCGGCGGGGTCGGTAAGTCCGTGCTTGCTGGGTCGCTCGAGCAGTACCTGCCCGAGGGATCGGCGTGCATCACGTACGACTGCTTCGGCGGGGGTGGGTACCGCCGTATGAGTGAGCCACGCCACGAACATCGACAGGCGTTGTTGCAAATCGTCAACGAGTTGGCGGGCCGCCGCCTCTGTCAGCCGCTCATACCCGCTTCGACCGCTGCTGCGGCGGACTACACTGCCGCCTTCCTGGACCGGGTAGAAAGGAGCGCAGCTGCACTCGGTGCCGCCAATCCGGGCGCCCTACTGATCATCGCTGTCGACGCTGCCGACAACGCAGTAACGGCGGCGAGGGACCACAACAGCGAATCTTTCGTACCGGATCTGTTGGCGGAGAAACGGCTGCCCGGCAACGTTCGGCTGGTCATGTTCGCCCGCACCGAGCGCGTGGGCACGCTTGATCCACCCCCGGGCGTCGCGCGAGTAGAGCTGACCGGCTTTTCCCTGGCAGAGACCGGTGCCTACCTACACGCGAAATTCGCCGACGCAACCGACGCGGACGTCGCCGAGTTTCACCGCCGAACCTTCGGCAACCCGCGAGTGCAGGCCCAAGCACTCGAGGATGCAGACCGCGTTGAGGACTGCCTTCGGCTCTTGGCTGCCTCAGCCGCTGCCGATGCCGCGGGTGCTCTCGATGCCGTGATTGCTCAGGCCGTGGAGCGGGTTCGGTATGACCGAGTACTAAGCACAGAAGAGGTCGACCTGATCTGCGAGGCACTGGCGGCGCTCCGCCCACGTGTACCGGTGCAGGTCATGGCAGACCTTTGTCGCCTGCCAGCACAGGTGGTCCATAGCTTCGTCAGTGATCTTGGTCGGCCGCTGCTCATCGATGGCGAATCCGTGCAGTTTCGCGACGAGCCGACCGAAACGTGGTTCCGGAGAAATCACAGGCCGACTGGTCAAGCATTGGCCTCCTTCCTGCAGAGGCTTCGGCCGCTGGCCGACCGCTACGCGTACGCCGCGGCCTCCCTTCCTCAACTGCTGTGGGAGGCCGAGCAGTTCGCGGAGCTAGTTCAGCTGGCCGTCGACGGCGCGGCACTGCCGACGCAGAACGACCTCGAACGCGCGGAGATCGAGCAGCAGCGCATCCAGTTCGCCTTGAAGTCGGCGATGAAGCGCAACATGAAGCCCGAGGTGGCACGGTTGGCGCTGAAGGCAGGCTCGCTTTCGGTGGGCCACTCTCGCCGGCTCACCCTGATCAAGGAGAACACGCACCTCGCCGGCGAGCTGCTCGACGGGCAGACTCTCGATGACCTCGTCGCGCGCCGCGCCTTCAGTGGCGACTGGCCCGGGTCGGGCCTTGGCTACGAGGGTTGCATGCTCTCGTTCGTGCCCGAGGAGCTTGATCTGGCGCGCAGCCGGTTGCGTAGCGCTGTGGATTGGATGGTGGGCTGGTCCCGGTTGCCCGCCGAGGCTAAAGAGAATCATCGCCTTCGAGACGAGGATGTTGCGCAGGTTGCATTGGGTCTGGTCAACACCGACGGTCCTGAGGCTGCGGTGTCTTACCTCAAGGGGTGGACCCCAGCAACCGTGGCGTATCGAGCTGGCCTCATCGTCGCCGCCCGCCTGATCGAGATGGATCGCATCGAGCAGCTCAACAGACTCGTCGTCGAAGCAGCCGACAACGCCTTCATCCAGATGGCTGTGCTCTACCACGCCAGCCGGTCCGATCTCACGCTTGGGCGCGAGGCTGCTGGCACGGTGCTAACCACCCTCCGACGGCGCCGCAAGGCGATCGACGTATCGGGCGGCCAACGGGAATACGGGCACGAGCACGACGCGCTATACGCGGCGATCGCCGCCGTTACCGCGGCAGCGAAGCACCGGCTGAGCGAGTCGAGGGCTCTTCTGCGGATCTTGAAGGTCTACTTGCCTGCGTCCCTACCGCACGGCTTGGGCGACCGTTTTGGTAGCCAACCTGATGTCCTGCTGAAGGCATACGCGCTCAAGGCCTACTGGGAGGGGCGAGACTTCATCGACCGTGACCTCGCCCATGCCGAACTGCTGAAGGAGATGGACAAGTCCCGGCATCAGGATTCCCGCGAGCTGTTCGACTTCCAGCGGAACATCACCCCGATTGTTCCCTGGGCGCGGATCTGGGCTCGAGTCGCATGCGGCGATGACGACGTGGAGGCGGAGCTCGATCGGGCCGCTGAGAAGGCCTACGCACAGAGTGTCACCGACTACCAGACGCCGTTTGCCATGCTGCGTCTGACAGCGTGGCTGTCCGCGCAAATCCTCAGCCGAGGGTGTGGCGCTGGCCTAACGGCGAGGTTCAACGACTGGCTGCGGCGGGTCGAACAGTTCGTCTCCTGGGAAACGCTGATCGACGTCGTCCGCCGCACCGCCCAAGCTGAACACATGGACGAGGTCACCTTCGCCGTCGCGGCACGGCTTGATGAGGCGATCTCGCAGGCTCGTAGTCAGGCCAGCGAGAAGATCTCCGCCTTCACCGAGCTGGCTCAAGCGATTCGCCCAGCCAGCCTCGACGAGGCACGCGCCTTCTTCGGCCGTGCGATCGACACCGCCGACAAGATCGGCGACGATGTCATGCCGCGTTGGGAGGCGATCAACGCCTTGGCCCAGCAGGCTTCGAACGCGGGCGAAGATGCCAAACGTGCCTATCTGACTGCCAGAACCTTCGAAGCGCTCGCCGAGTACCTCGGCGACGCAGCGTTCCACCCGCAGTGCATCCAGACCGTTGCCAAGTTCACTAGGTCGAGCGCTCTCGCGTTGGCTGCTCGATGGCGCAGCCGCCGGTTCGGAGCGGGCTCTCGCGTGCTGCAAGCACTGCTGGAGCCCGACGCTCGCCTGGTGGCGGACGTGCCGCTGGGTGGGGTGGCGCTGCTGCCCTTGGCCGAGACCTTCGACGTGCGTGTTGTCCTGGAGCAGGCGTTGCGTGGAGGAGACGTCGAGCCGGCACGGCTGTTCGAGGTCGTGAGTATCTACGACCGCGTCACCTGGCACACCATCGAGTACTTCGAACAGGTCGTCGCGTTGGCCCATCGTGCCTCAGTCGACCTCAGCAACACGAGCTACGCCCAAGATCGTTACCAGCGCCGCCTCTACGACCCGAACAGACACGCATCCCGCCACAGCTACACCTCATCGTGGCTAACGCGTAAACCCGAAATTGAGGCCCGCCGCGAGGTCGAGCTTGGCGCGTTGAGAACGCTCGACCTCAGCAATCCCAGCGACCTGGAAACGGCACGCCGCATGTGCGAAGAGCGGTCCCGCACCCTTCGCCTCGATGACTTTATCGACGCCGTGCTCGCCACGCCGAGCCGCCGGCTACACAGGGCGATAGACAACCTCCGAAACAATCATCACGTCGACACCTACATCTACCGGTCGGTGCTGGAACGGCTCACCACCACCGAGGGCCTACCCCGTGCCGCCGTCGACGCAGCTCGTGACCTTGCTAGGTACGCGGTCCGGCGCTTTTGCCACAAGATAGCCGGCGCCCACAGGTACGAGCCGTTGCCTTTGGATCTGCTGTCCCGAGCAACTGGGCAGCAGCCCGACGTGCTCTACGACCTGGCGCTGGCCGAGTGGGGCGCACGAAGCGACCTGCTCAAGAGCGAAGACTGCTTCAGTCTCGTCTACAGTCTCGCTCCACGGTTGTCGGCCGAGCACGCGCGAGATGCCTTCGACCAAGCGATAGCGGAGCTGGACTACCTGAACAACGCAGACACCGCAGATGGACCGTGGGACAGCACCCTCATTCCACCGATCGACCTGAGTCGCTGCATCGCCGGCTACATCTGGTCGGCGTTGGCCGACCCTGACGAATCGGTCCGCTGGCGCGCCGCGCACGCGGTTCACATGCTTTGCCGACTCGGCGCCACCACCGAACTCCAGGCACTCGCCGAACTGGCAACGGCAGCATCGGCCGGTCCATTCACTGACGCCCGCATGTTGTTCTACGAGAAACATGCCCTGCTGTGGCTCCTCATGGCGATCGAACGCGCCAGTCTGGATGCGCCGGCGGAACTCAAGCCCTTCGAGACTGTCCTCCGACAGGCCGCCCTCGGCGTCGACACCCATGTGCTGCTTCGCGAGGCAGCGCGTCGCGTGCTGGCCATCCTTGACCGCAACAACGTGGTACGCCTCGATGACAGCGAACGCGACCGCCTGGCCCGGCTCAACCAACCAATCGGCCAGGTGAGCGGCCGTGCGGTCCGGCCATCATGGAGCCAACGCACCGGCAAACGCCACGACGACGAGTACTGGTTCTACTTCGACTTCAAAGACCACTGGATCGAGCCACTGGCCGAGCG
The window above is part of the Phytohabitans houttuyneae genome. Proteins encoded here:
- a CDS encoding PepSY domain-containing protein yields the protein MLPSLTLVPAPATDTPHWADILQAYAAWAGVLVGVIAATVTGALLVFEIRRSRKADREAASDRADAAVDRELARQDRDRATAERRDAEMAQARTVLLGQVTMDDTNPELRRVNVAVRNYGVEPVTDVRLEVTGPAGQAEFRIVDGTTVLGGGEALNIDERLPGLVGAMLRDERIRRNLAVTVEFADMRGLRWRRVDNGPPERVLVDEFSPGATALGPACCDREEAST